The Hyphomicrobium sp. 99 genome contains the following window.
CGGAACGAGAATTTCACGCTTTCCGACCGAATTTGCAGCCGAGATAAGCCCCTCCCGCTCCATGCGCTCGATCAAATCCGCAGCCCGGTTATAACCGATCGAAAGCCGGCGCTGAACGTAGCTCGTTGAAGCTTTGCCATCCCGAAGAACGATCGCGACGGCGCGATCGTAGAGATCGTCATCGCTCGCTTCCCGGACGCCGCCCGCGACTTCCGACTGCGGCGGAGTGTCCGTGATGCCCTCGATGTATTTCGGCGATGCCTCTTGCCTGAGCGCATCCGCAAACGCCACGACTTCTTCGTCCGTGACGAACGCACCGTGCACGCGCACGAGCTGCCCTGCCCCGGTCGAATAGAGCATGTCGCCCTGACCGAGAAGTTGCTCCGCGCCCTGCTCGTTGAGAATGGTGCGGCTGTCGATCTTCGATGTGACTTTGAACGAGATGCGCGTCGGGAAGTTGGCCTTGATCGTGCCGGTGATGATATCGACCGACGGACGTTGCGTCGCCATGATCAGATGAATTCCGGCAGCACGCGCCATCTGCGCAAGGCGCTGCACGGACGCCTCGACTTCACGTCCCGCGACGATCATCAGGTCGGCGAACTCATCGACGATGATGACGATGCGCGGCAACGGCTCGAGATCCATCTTCTGCGTTTCGAAACGCGCCTGCCCCGATTTATCGAAGCCCGTTTGAACCGTGCGAGACAACATCTCGCCGCGCTTCTTCGCGTTGCGCACACGGTTGTTGAAGACATCGATGTTGCGCACCGAAAGCCCGGCCATGCGCTTGTAGCGCTCTTCCATCTCTCGCACGGCCCAATTGAGCGCGGCGACAGCTTTGTGCGGATCGGTGATGACCGGCGTCAACAAATGCGGAATGCCGTTGTAGACCGAAAGCTCGAGCATCTTCGGATCGATCATCAGCACGCGGCAATCGTCGGGCGAATGACGATAGAGAAGCGAAAGCACCATCGAATTGATGCCGACGGACTTGCCTGATCCGGTCGTACCGGCAACGAGCAGATGCGGCATACGCGCGAGATCGGCGACGACCGGATCTCCACTGATCGATTTGCCGAGTCCAAGAGGTAAGCCCGCGCTCTCGGCCTTGAAGGCGTCGGCTTCGAGAATCTCGCGGAGAAGCACGGTTTCGCGGCGCGTATTCGGCAATTCGAGACCGATGGCGTTGCGGCCAGGCACGACGGCGGCGCGAACGCTCGCCACGCTCATCGAACGTGCAATGTCTTCCGCAAGCCCGATGACGCGCGAAGATTTCGTGCCGCGCGACGGCTCGAGCTCATATAGCGTCACGACCGGACCCGGACGGATATCCTTGATCTCGCCTTTGATGCCGAAGTCCGCGAGCACGTCTTCAAGCAGTCGCGCGTTGCCGCGCATGACGGTCTGCGACAGTTCCGGGCGCGGCTTTTGTGCGCCGGGACGCTTCAGCATGTTGAGAGACGGACGCTTCCATTGCGGCTGAATACGAGCGCGCGCGATACCCGCAAGAATACCGTTGCTCGCCGCAGGCTTCGCTGGTGCGCTGACGACTTCCGAAGGCGCGGGCGCCGGTGTCGCTGCAGCCGAAGCTGACGGAATTGGCGGCGGCATGACGGCCTGCGGCCTCTCGGAGCGCCGATCCAATTCACGCCTGTCCGAATCCCTCGCGAGCGCCGATGCAGGTGCAAAACGCGCGGCGATTTGGCGGCTGGAACTATCGATGGTGTCGTCGAAATCGAAATCGTGGCTGAGAATATCGTGGGCCGAATGATCGCGAGAAATGGTCTCGATCGCGCCGTCGGCTGGCGGCAGATCGAGTTCACCTTGCGAGTCGTGATGCGCACTATGCGCGTCTTCATCCGGTCGAGCGGTGAGCGACAGGCTGGAATGCTCCGCTGCGTCCCAGTCCACATCCCGGCCCAAATCCCGACGGGAACGCGCGGTGCGCTCCGGGTTGAGATCGAGCGTCGGCGTCGTCTCGCCTGAGAACGCATCAAGCGACGAATATGAGTTGGCCGGATCGTTCGTGGCCGCAGCCGACGAGCGCTTGAACCAGCCCTGCCGCACGCGGTCGGCGCTGGCGGCAATCGTCGGAGCGAGGGCTGCCGCCTCTTCCCAACGGCGCTTGCTCGTCGCGAACCGCAAGCCCGAACTCAACGAACGCAGAACGGACTTGAAAACGGCCTCGGCCTCGAAGCCGATCGCTTTCCCCGATGTCTGAAACGCCGCGGCCAAAAGCACGCAGCCCGCCGCGAGCGGCGCCCGCTCTTCATTCAGCGACGCGAAGATTTTGAGAATCAGATGATAGACGCCGTCGCCAAGAAGGCCGCCATAGCCATGACGCAGCGGCCAGCCGGTCATAATCGGCAAAGCCGAGATCGCGCCAGCGAGCGCCAGAATAGAAAGCGGATAAAATCCAAGCCTCACGCGGCCATCGGTGACGCGTTCGGATCGCAGCATCTCGATTCCCCATACGACGGGAGCGATGAGCGCGAGCACCGCGCCAAATCCCAGCATCTGGAAAAGAAGATCGGAAATGATCGCGCCGACGGGACCGGCGAAATTCCGCGCGGCAACCGTCGTCGTATGGGTCAGGCTCGGATCGAGCACCGACCACGACACAAGACTGATCCAGATGAGCCCCGTCGAGCCGAGCAAAATTGCTCCGCCAAAGCGGCCTACCCAGCCTAACAGCCGGTCCTCCAGAGACTGCGGAAGCAGACGCTGAGGATCCAATCCACGCGTATCAAGCGACATCTCGGCGAACGTACTCTTTAACGCAGCACGGAAATCGTGCGTTCGAGCGCTTCCCGGATCGTCGAAGAGTCTTGCACCATGGCGACGCGAACATAGTCCGCGCCGGGGTTGGTG
Protein-coding sequences here:
- a CDS encoding DNA translocase FtsK — protein: MSLDTRGLDPQRLLPQSLEDRLLGWVGRFGGAILLGSTGLIWISLVSWSVLDPSLTHTTTVAARNFAGPVGAIISDLLFQMLGFGAVLALIAPVVWGIEMLRSERVTDGRVRLGFYPLSILALAGAISALPIMTGWPLRHGYGGLLGDGVYHLILKIFASLNEERAPLAAGCVLLAAAFQTSGKAIGFEAEAVFKSVLRSLSSGLRFATSKRRWEEAAALAPTIAASADRVRQGWFKRSSAAATNDPANSYSSLDAFSGETTPTLDLNPERTARSRRDLGRDVDWDAAEHSSLSLTARPDEDAHSAHHDSQGELDLPPADGAIETISRDHSAHDILSHDFDFDDTIDSSSRQIAARFAPASALARDSDRRELDRRSERPQAVMPPPIPSASAAATPAPAPSEVVSAPAKPAASNGILAGIARARIQPQWKRPSLNMLKRPGAQKPRPELSQTVMRGNARLLEDVLADFGIKGEIKDIRPGPVVTLYELEPSRGTKSSRVIGLAEDIARSMSVASVRAAVVPGRNAIGLELPNTRRETVLLREILEADAFKAESAGLPLGLGKSISGDPVVADLARMPHLLVAGTTGSGKSVGINSMVLSLLYRHSPDDCRVLMIDPKMLELSVYNGIPHLLTPVITDPHKAVAALNWAVREMEERYKRMAGLSVRNIDVFNNRVRNAKKRGEMLSRTVQTGFDKSGQARFETQKMDLEPLPRIVIIVDEFADLMIVAGREVEASVQRLAQMARAAGIHLIMATQRPSVDIITGTIKANFPTRISFKVTSKIDSRTILNEQGAEQLLGQGDMLYSTGAGQLVRVHGAFVTDEEVVAFADALRQEASPKYIEGITDTPPQSEVAGGVREASDDDLYDRAVAIVLRDGKASTSYVQRRLSIGYNRAADLIERMEREGLISAANSVGKREILVPRGGGADAAA